The DNA window gtggtggcGCGCTTCTGCAAGAATAGCAGGACATCGTAGAGGTACGCAGCGGTGGGCGCAAGAACATCGGGCTCTCCAATAGCAGCAGCGTCAACGACAAAGACAAcagccttgagcttctcggtGCGGTTCAGCTTGCCCTCAGCCACGTTTCGCAGCTTGCCATGTCCGGGGGTATCGATGAGAAGGAACTTGGTGTAGGTGCCGTCGTGAACATCGTGGTTACGGTACGAGTGCTTGTGCTCAGAATCGGTAGAAGCGTTGAGCTCGACGTCGTGCGACACTTGAGAAGTGTGcgtctcggtaccagtggcgCCGCGCTCAAAGAGCGTAAGGAGTGAGGTTTTGCCAGCGTTGGCGGGACCGACGAGGAGGACGCTGGGAGGGACGGTATATGTCTTTGAGCCGGTCAGGAGAAGGTGAAGAATGATGGGAGCACCGAGGACAATGATAGCGccaatgatgatggtggtgagCGAGGGGGTCATGATGGCCTCGACGACCTCGATAAAGTTGGCCATGGTGAATGGAAGTGCGGCACCGATTGGCGCCTGTGGATGTCGCGACGTGGTATCAAAGTCAGATGAGCCAATGCAAGGGACGAGAGAATCCTTGGGAGGTTTAGTTGTATGCTCTGCGATTGCTTGGATGACGTTGCCAGCTTCCAAGCAAAAAACGTTTGCTGTCAAATTGATAGAAGCTGCGAAATACGATATCTGGCCAGCCCACCGGAGAGCTCCTAGACCGGGCTCCCCACTACGCACAGCCTCAGCCACACAAGATTGAATACTAATGGACgttcctcagggtatcagaaaaattggccgctgtaagcctaagagacgaaattagtgggccactttgtGGCCTTTaaactatagctcttagactacttatttttgtaacccaatatttaggaggtcatttcttctgctacccactagacgTTGTACGGAGTAGCCAATAGCTAAAATGTCACTACAACAGAAATGGATAGGGGACGTAATCAGCCACAAAAGACCCTGGCTTTGCAATTAAATGTTAGCCTGCCCAGTAAAGTTCAAGGCGGACGGCCTTCTCCATAGGGGGAATAGAAGGAGGGTCTAAGCTCAGCCGCGCTCGGCATCACGGCTTCTAGGTAATACGTAGGCCTTACTCCACGCTTTCTCCTTCAAAATTCAGCCAAGACTCAGCCAAGCCAGTTTAATTTTCTCGTCTTGTTTGGctgtttctcttttcttttcctttctatTACGTCTTGATTGATAATGTTTATCTTGTACGAATAAACCAACTCGTCTTTTCAATCATCACTTCCCCCACGTGAAATaagcttagtacctacctatttaTTCAACGTCGCACGAGAGCCCTAGCCTATGGGCACAATTGCCATGGCAAGCATAAACACCACCAGTACATCAGCCGGATCAGCCGCGCCAATTCAAATGTCGGGAAAGGCGAATGCTGCTACGCCCAAGCTCAACAGCGAGGTTGAGATGGGTAGTCTGCCGGGAGATGTCCAGAACCAAGCGGATGATATTATGCAGGTGGCTAGAGTGGGAGACGTACCGGCCATGGAGAAGCTCTTTGAGTCGGGCGAGTACGATGCGACCTaccatgatgatgagggtATCACGCCCTTACATGTGAGTGCTGAGCGACGCgaccgagaccgagaccgagaccAAGATGAGCTGACCAATCTTTGCAGTGGGCTGCGATTAACAATCAATATGCGATGTGCAAATTCTTAATCGAACACGGCGCCGAAATCAACAGAAAAGGCGGCGAATCCGTCGCAACTCCTCTTCAATGGGCTGCCCAGCGATGCCATTACTATACCGTCAATATTCTCCTCCAGCACGGCGCCGACCCGCTCATCACCGATGCTCAAGGCTACAACACTCTCCACATCTCGACATTCAATGGCAACGTCCTCCTCCTTGTACTTCTCTTGCATCAGGGGATTCCCGTCGACGTTATCGACACCTTTGGCCACACTGCGCTGATGTGGGCTGCTTACAAAGGCTTTCCCCAATGCGTCGATCTCTTCCTCCGCTGGGGCGCAAGCGTCCACGCGACCGACGAACAAGGCTTCACCGCGCTGCATTGGGCTCTGGTCAAAGGAAGTCCTGGGTGCATCCTGAAACTTATCGAGTACGGTGCCGATCGATTTGCAAAGACACAGACGGGCAAGACTCCTTCTGTGACGGCCAAGGAGCTCAATACCGAAGTTGCCTGGCACAGAGCGCTGCGGGAATGCGGTTTCGACGAGGACGGTCACCCTGCGGTGCCTCCCTGGCCCGGTGCTAGTTACTTCTTGAAGGACAAGAGGACTTTTGTTACTAGGTTTTTGTTTATTTGGCCATTTGCTTTGGTATGGGCTATGCTCGTGGCCATGTCGAGTGCGCCCGTGTATATTGGTGTGCCCCTTGGAATCGCTGCTGTTTATGGTATTCAGTGGGTTGCTCAGCAAGTGTTGGAGTATGCGCCTTCAGATATGCGACATTTCCACAAGACGGTATGTAACGATGGATTTGTTGTGACGAATCAACACTAACATGATGTAGCCTTGGTTAACTGGCATCTTTGCCGCTACACTTTTCTGGACGGGTGTAAACTGGTTGACGACAGTCCTTTTTGCGACAACACTTGGCGCAAGCGAAGGCAAAGGCCATGGCCTACTCAACCTCCTTTTTGCCATCTTCTTTGGCTTTACTGTGTATTTCTACATTGCCAGCATGAGATACGACCCCGGTTTTGTTCCCAAGATGAACGGCATTGCTGAGCAAAAGGCTGTTATTGATGAGCTCCTTGCCCAGTGGAAATACGACGAGACCAACTTTTGTGTTACTTGCATGATTCAGACGCCTCTGCGGAGTAAGCACTGCCGTCGCTGTCAGCGATGCGTTGCCAAACACGATCAGTAAGCAATTTGTCTTTTGAAGTCATTTATATACTAACTGCTTCAGCCACTGCCCATGGGTCTACAACTGTGTTGGTATCAACAACCATAGAcactttttcttttacctTATTTCGCTTACTATGGGTATTGTCTCATATGACTGGTTATTGTACTACTGTAAGTTGTTCAAACTATTGGATGCACAATACAATACTGATGCTCTTTCTAGACTTTGACACTATTAGCAAGAATGCTTCAGAAACCTGCAATGTTCTTAGCCCTACCCTTTGCAAGTACATCAACGCCGACTCATACACTTCAATCCTGGCTGTCTGGATCACTTTGCAGCTACTCTGGGTCACCATGCTTTTGTTCACTCAATTCATCCAGGTCGCCAGGGCCATGACCACATACGAGAACATGTTTGGTATCCGCGATGGCACCAACATCACCGCTCTCACATCTACTGGCGCACCTCTGGATCCCAACCACCCATCTCTATCTGCTGCAGCACCCCCTGCCGCTCACTCTCACAAGCACAAGGGTGGCATGCTCAAGTCACTGAGTCGTACTCTTGGTGTCGATCCATTCATCGAGACCATCACTGGACGCGGTGCCGTGTCGGGCAAGAAcaagcgcaagaagaagaacccCTACAGCAAGGGCTGCCTCACCAACTGCAAAGACTTTTGGTGTGATCCTGCCCCTATTTTTGGCCAGCGAGAGAACGGATCTGCAGTGCTTGGTGGCGAGAGGGTTGACTACACTGCCATGTACGAGAGTCCGAGCTTAATGACAATCACGGGTAGACGAGACCGCGGAGGTTACGAGGCAGTAGGAACAGAAGATGTCTAGACTGGgactatatttcttttttggAAGCCAAGAGGAGTAGTTTTGACTGGGCGGGTTACACGTTATATGACCACAAAGAAGATGACCTGCACTGACCACGGAATGGTATAAATGATGGGGAAAGCATGACATTACGAACTGATTATACTATATCTTGCGTGTTTCGATGTTGAGAGAGTAAAGCTCAGGTAGACGAAAGCCCAATGAGGTATATGATGAGAACTGTACATTAGCAGCGGGatgtaatattaatactccAGCGGACAGTGCGTTGGTTACATGATGATATTGGATACAGAACCTCGAGTttcaggatgatcatgaATTAACTTGTAGTAGTAGACCCTGTAACCGAACTTGATCCACGACCGTGCAGAATTATAGTCCAAGACTGGTTTAGAGGCCACGAGTCAAGTTGATCTGGTGGCGTCGGCTTCTTCACATGCGTAGATCCCAACggtctctctctctcctgaCCCTGTTCTTGGGGTTCAGTCTCATTAGTTGGTTCGTACTGTATCCCGGTGAATTCCTTAGTTTCCTTCAAAGTGGTGCTGTCAAAGCGCGAACGCGTTCCATTAGTAAGGTA is part of the Fusarium poae strain DAOMC 252244 chromosome 4, whole genome shotgun sequence genome and encodes:
- a CDS encoding hypothetical protein (TransMembrane:1 (o16-37i)~BUSCO:48055at5125); this encodes MANFIEVVEAIMTPSLTTIIIGAIIVLGAPIILHLLLTGSKTYTVPPSVLLVGPANAGKTSLLTLFERGATGTETHTSQVSHDVELNASTDSEHKHSYRNHDVHDGTYTKFLLIDTPGHGKLRNVAEGKLNRTEKLKAVVFVVDAAAIGEPDVLAPTAAYLYDVLLFLQKRATTNTKSKTSIPILIAANKMDLFTALPSTLVKTNLEAELTRIRASRSKGLLDSGVGSDDIGSEEQDSWLGEYGSSKFTFSQLQEFDIDVDVLPGNVTGDGPGADKWWWWIAQRI
- the AKR1 gene encoding palmitoyltransferase akr1 (TransMembrane:6 (i300-319o325-343i363-385o397-415i496-518o545-565i)~BUSCO:8100at5125), with the translated sequence MGTIAMASINTTSTSAGSAAPIQMSGKANAATPKLNSEVEMGSLPGDVQNQADDIMQVARVGDVPAMEKLFESGEYDATYHDDEGITPLHWAAINNQYAMCKFLIEHGAEINRKGGESVATPLQWAAQRCHYYTVNILLQHGADPLITDAQGYNTLHISTFNGNVLLLVLLLHQGIPVDVIDTFGHTALMWAAYKGFPQCVDLFLRWGASVHATDEQGFTALHWALVKGSPGCILKLIEYGADRFAKTQTGKTPSVTAKELNTEVAWHRALRECGFDEDGHPAVPPWPGASYFLKDKRTFVTRFLFIWPFALVWAMLVAMSSAPVYIGVPLGIAAVYGIQWVAQQVLEYAPSDMRHFHKTPWLTGIFAATLFWTGVNWLTTVLFATTLGASEGKGHGLLNLLFAIFFGFTVYFYIASMRYDPGFVPKMNGIAEQKAVIDELLAQWKYDETNFCVTCMIQTPLRSKHCRRCQRCVAKHDHHCPWVYNCVGINNHRHFFFYLISLTMGIVSYDWLLYYYFDTISKNASETCNVLSPTLCKYINADSYTSILAVWITLQLLWVTMLLFTQFIQVARAMTTYENMFGIRDGTNITALTSTGAPLDPNHPSLSAAAPPAAHSHKHKGGMLKSLSRTLGVDPFIETITGRGAVSGKNKRKKKNPYSKGCLTNCKDFWCDPAPIFGQRENGSAVLGGERVDYTAMYESPSLMTITGRRDRGGYEAVGTEDV